Proteins from a single region of Felis catus isolate Fca126 chromosome B4, F.catus_Fca126_mat1.0, whole genome shotgun sequence:
- the LOC123378961 gene encoding splicing factor 3A subunit 2-like: MSSPQTCTLPRRAPGLDSPHLDADGPPPTVGVITPRLDPPVGIITPHLGPPWASSPLAWTSTPWASSPLAWTPRGRHHPSPGPPVGVITPRLDLHAVGVITPHLDPPAVGIITPRLDPPWASSPLAWTPRGHHHPSPGPPCRGNHHPSPGPPVGVITPRLDPPAVGVITPHLDPRPPVGVITPCLGPPVDVITWTPRGRHHPSPGPPVGVITPRLDPPAVGVITPRLDPPDAMETENYKCW; the protein is encoded by the exons ATGTCCAGTCCCCAGACCTGCACACTGCCACGGAGGGCGCCTGGCTTGGACAGCCCTCACCTGGACGCTGATGGACCCCCTCCCACCGTGGGCGTCATCACCCCTCGCCTGGACCCCCCCGTGGGCATCATCACCCCTCACCTGGGCCCCCCGTGGGCGTCATCACCCCTCGCCTGGACCTCCACGCCGTGGGCATCATCACCCCTCGCCTGGACCCCCCGTGGGCGTCATCACCCCTCGCCTGGACCCCCCGTGGGTGTCATCACCCCTCGCCTGGACCTCCACGCCGTGGGCGTCATCACCCCTCACCTGGACCCCCCCGCCGTGGGCATCATCACCCCTCGCCTGGACCCCCCGTGGGCGTCATCACCCCTCGCCTGGACCCCCCGTGGGCATCATCACCCTTCGCCTGGACCCCCCTGCCGTGGGAATCATCACCCCTCGCCTGGACCCCCCGTGGGCGTCATCACCCCTCGCCTGGACCCCCCTGCCGTGGGCGTCATCACCCCTCACCTGGACCCCCG ACCCCCCGTGGGCGTCATCACCCCTTGCCTGGGCCCCCCTGTGGACGTCATCACCTGGACCCCCCGTGGGCGTCATCACCCCTCGCCTGGACCCCCCGTGGGCGTCATCACCCCTCGCCTGGACCCCCCCGCCGTGGGCGTCATCACCCCTCGCCTGGACCCCCC AGATGCTATGGAGACAGAAAActacaagtgttggtga